DNA sequence from the Chroococcidiopsis sp. TS-821 genome:
CAGGTACTGAGGATGCTCCTGGCAGGCGGCTTTGTTCTTCAGGAGTTAGCTCCACGATGCCTACGGTTCGCTGCTGAACATTTGCTGCTAATTGCGAATCGTAGGGCAAAAATGGCAAAACGATCAACAGCAATCCGTGAATGCCTAAGGATGCTACGGCAGCCATGCCATTGGTAGAGCGAAAGCTTTCTGGTAGAGTTCTCATTAGGGAGGCGTAGGACATGATAGCTAAAGGTACACTCGTCTCCGTATTACAAGCTAAGGACTGCGAGTAACGCGATACTCATTGGGGGTGTAACATACGGCTTCTATCGAAAGAAGTATGTCTATGGATCTTGATATTAACCTTTCTACTCTTAACACTAGAACAGCAAAGTTACCAGTTTTTGATTGCAGAGGTAAGTATTCATTGTTAATTTACGTACTAAAAAACAGCGAAAGTGCTTGTAAAACAAAAGTCTAATACATCTAAACACGGTGTATCTTTCTACATAAATCTTAATATGTTATATGTTAGTGTGCTTGCAACCCCTCTCTCAATAATTAATTGTTCTCTGATTGCTCCCCGACTTTAGATTGACTCTTGGTTTACGACGTTGCGCGATCGCCAAAGTTGCACGATGAGCAGTGAAAAATACGCTAACTGCAATGTCGGATGCGATCGCAAGTCGGTATAAATTTTTTGCTGTGGTAGTGTTGCGTATTCAACGATCCAGCTATTTTCTAAGAGATGGCGCTGCTGCAATACCGCCCACACTTGCTCGTAGACAGAACTGACTTTCATCAAGACAACAACATCTGCCCAATCCAATACTGTTTCCAATTCTTCCACTGTATAAAGTGCTGGTAACACAGCTAGTCGCTCTTGTCGCAAAGTCAATGGCAATCCCAACGCTGCGGTAGCCGCCATCGGCGAACAGACTCCTGGAATAACTTTAATAATTGCTGTCGGTTGGAGTGTTTGTAGCGTTTGTGATAAGTATGTAAATGTGCTGTAAAAACTAACATCCCCTTCACACGCAAAAGCCACGTCATCGCCCTGACTAAGATATTGCCAAACTTGTTCTGCTGCGGTTTTCCATGCAGCAGTTAGTACCGTCATGTCTTGTACGTACGGAAAAGTAAGTGCTAATTGCACTTGTTGCGGACTCAACCACTGTGAAATAATTTGCTGCGCTAGCCCTTGTTTACCCTGAACTCCAGCGGGAAATGCCACAACTGGGGCTTGTTGCAAACAACGCCAACCCTTTATGGTAATTAATTCAGGATCGCCTGGACCTACACTAATGCCGTAAAGAGTACCGATTGTCATTGAGAGTTCGGGGATCAGGGTTCAGGGAGATGGATATGAGTATACTGAAATTTGTGTGCTAGTCCCTAATCTTGATGCTGCCGATTGTCATTTTGCCTGGATATCTGGAAGGTGCGATCGCTTATCGCGAACTCGAACAATCTTTGCAGCAACAGGGATTTCCTACTGTGACTGTACCGCTGCGGCGTCGCGATTGGTTAGTAACTTTGGGCGGTAGACCAGTAACACCAATCTTGCAGCAACTCGATTGCACTGTGAAACAAGTCTTACAGCAATATAATGTTTCCCGCATCAATTTGATCGGACACTCGGCTGGCGGATGGATTTCGCGCATCTACTTGGGAGATAAGCCTTATATTAGTCGCGGTCAAGTTGAATTAACAACGCCTTGGCAAGCGCATCAATACGTTGCGACATTAATAACTTTAGGCACGCCGCATACAAGTTTAGAACGCTGGACGCGCTGGAGTCTCGATTTTGTAAATCATAACTATCCTGGTGCTTTTTACCCGCACGTTCGTTATGTGTGTGTTGCTGGAAAAACCATCTTTGGGCAAAGACGTCACGGTAGTTGGTTAGCTTACAGTAGTTATCAATTAACTTGCGGTCAAGGCAATTGTTGGGGTGATGGAATTACGCCAATTGTAGCTGCACATCTTGATGGTGCAGAAAACCTAATCATTGAAGGCGTCAATCACTCGCCGCGATCGCCTGGTTTGTGGTACGGGTCGCCCTCGATTTTGCCTTTTTGGAGCCCGTACTTAGCATAAGTGCGATTAATCAAAATCTCCTTTACAAAAGAACATCTTTAATAAAAGTCGCGTTAAGATCTTAATAAAAGTATACATTTTGTAAATACAAAGAAATATTAGTTATGAAATCGTATGAATTCATCCTGCGGCGACTCGCGACAATTTTATCGATAGCAATTATTACATTAAGCGTCATGGCCGCAGTGACAGGAATTTTGCTGTCTTTTTACTACGAACCGGTTGCAGGGCAAGCTTATCAATCCTTAGAGTGGATTAACACTGAAATTCCAAATGGCTTGTTAATTCACAGTATTCACAACATCGCAGGTCATGCTTTAATCGTCACCGCACTTGTTCAAATTGTTGTCATGTTCTTAGGGAGACAGTTTCGTTCGAGTTGGCTGACGGCTTGGATTAGTGGTATTTTACTAACTTTAACTGCCATTGGCTTAAGTTGGACAGCAATCATTCTCGACTGGAGTCAAGTTGGTTACTGGCGTTTTCGCATCGAGTTAAGCACGATTGAAGCCATTCCTTTAATTGGCGGAACGTTACGTAATATTCTGACAGGTGGCGGAGCCGTTAACACAACAACAGTTGCGCACCTTTACACCATACATAGCTATCTTCTCTCTGTAGGTGCGATCGCGCTTGCTATTGTTCACTTAGGAGGTTTACTACAGCAAGAAAAAGAAATGAAAGGTAATGCTATTGAAGGCGCAACAAAAGCTGAGCAATTACAACAAAGGAACTTCTCGCAAACACTTTCATAAGCCTGCCAAAAGTAGATCGGAGGATAACCTCTGATCTATCAAACTCTTCTGAATTGAGACATTGTGTAAAAATAATTGGTATAGCTATTAGTAAGTCGCTCAATCACGCTTCAATGTTGCGACAATCTGCTTGATGCTGCGTCAGCTCACCCACCATCGACGCACCCGATAGCTGTTACAGTTCTTTAGAAACTGCTTCTTAGTAGTGTAGTATTTGCGAACGCTAAAGGAAACGCTGGTAATATATTGGATTAATACTACTGAACATTTTTTTATAAAGCAAAGTTTTATCAGTAGTGTAACTAGAGGTAATCTTCCTCTCATCGAACCGCAAGCGATATATCGTCTAGTGAATGGGCAAATCGTCCTGAATCGGGAATGTGAAAGGTAGTTTTTCTTAACTTTTAAAGTGGTGGAATTGGGACTTCTTCAACTTTAGAAAGCTTTTCCACGTTCAAACGCGTTGCATTGCGATCGCCCGACAAACGTTTTAAGAGATTTGGTCTGGGATCGTGCAAGATGTAGATGATGCGATCGCCTGGTTGCCACTCTTCTGTTGCTGATGCAATCGTAAAACGATCTTCGCGTTCGAGAAACAGTGGAACAATCTCTTTTGTGCGCATCAAAGCTTGTAAATGAGCTTGTTGAAAAGAAAACTCGCGATCGCTTAAAGTTGTTGTTCCTAACTTAACTCTGCCATCTTTGAGGTATTCATTCCAAGTTTTTAGCGGCAAGTCCGCAATAAAAGCTTGCTGTACCTTTGCTTTACCCGTAGTATTATTTGCTTCAGGATTGCGAGGAAAAACTGCCAAAACTCGCGGAGGGTTAAACTCTTCCGCAGCCCGCTGTGCTAAAACAAAGTTAACCTCACCATTATTCGTCATTGCCAAAAAAGTTCCCACTGAGGTAAGTTCGGCTTCTTCTAACACGCCTTTATCTAAAGCACTACGCACTATCACGCGAATATTTTCCGTTTCGGCTTGTTGCGCTGCCACAGGGTCGGTATCAATCATTACTACAGGTTCGCCACGTTCTTGAAGCAAACGAGCAATGAGGACACTCAAAGGATTACAACCGACAATCACTGCTCCTGTTGCCTCTTTAGAAGTAATTTGTAGCCAACTCGCAATCCAACCTGCAGTTAGTCCTTGACAAACGACAGTCAAGATAATTGTTAAGAAAACGAGTGCTTTAATCGAATCTCCACCATTGATGCCGCGTTCCGTTAAGAATATAGAAAATAAAGAAGCAACCGACGCAGAAACGATACCCCGCGGTGCGATCCAGCATAAAAACAGTTTTTGTCGCCAATTTAGGTCACTATTCCACGTACATACACCCACATTCAGTGGACGAATGACAAACATTAATACTAGAACTGTGAATAAGCTGCCCCACCCTAAAGCTAAAATACTCGCTAATGATAAATCTGCTGAGAGTAAGATAAATAGCACTGACACGCCTAGAATCGTCAGTTGTCCTTTAAATCGTCGTAATAATCTTTCTTCTGGTACAGATGAAGCCCGTAGGACAATACCTGCAACAACAGTTGCCATTAATCCTGATTCACTGCGAACGAGTTGGGCTAAAGTAAATAACCCCCACACTCCTGCTAAAACAACTAGATTTTTCAGTTCGTCGGATAAAAAATTGGCACGTTTGAACATTAAGCCGAATAACAAGCCACCGATCGCCCCAATTCCACCACCAATACCTAGACGTAAGATCAAGCCACTGATCGCGCGAATGGGGTCGGTTTCGCCATTGAGAATCGTGTCCAGAATTACAACCGCAAGAATTGCTCCGACAGGATCGATTAAAACCCCCTCTCCTTCTAACAGCGTAGCGACTTGACGTTCAACTTTGACAAGCTTAAGTAATGGACTAATAACAGTAGGTCCAGTAACAACAACTAAGGAAGCATAAAGAAAAGCTATTGTCCAGGGAAATTCACTCAACCAATGCGCCGCCATTCCCGCACCGATCAGCGTAATCGCGGTACCAATTGTCACTAAATTCCGCAAACTGCCAGAAACTTTGCCTAATTCGCGCAGTTCTAGGTTAAACCCACCCTCAAACAAAATAACTGCGGTTGAAAGCGCGACAATGACTTCTAATCCAGGACCGAGGGAGTGGGGATGAAGCAGCCCAATGCCATCAGCACCCAACAAAATACCAAATAGCAGTAAAAACACGATACTTGGTACTTTGAGGTATTCTGCCACTACTTGAGCGCCGATGCCTGCAGCGACAGCAATAACCATTTGCAAGGTAAGTTCAAACGATGCTTCCATAGGGGACTTGCAAAGTCTCTGTCATAACCTTTCGTTAAGGATAGTCGATATTCTTGCTACTCGGTGTAACACTACACGATCCCTCTGTTGTGAAACCTTGATTTATGGCAGTTAATTGTATTTTAGAATACACATTTTCTCATACTGTTCAGCGAAATAACTTTTTTAGTTATTAATTTAACTGGATGAATTGCTATTGAAAGCGATTGTTGTACGCATTAAAAGAGCGATCGCTGACTTCAGTATGCTAGTAATATCACTTAAATTTTGCCTAAAAATGAGTATTTTATTTTACTTATAAGTATTTGTAAATTTAATCGCAATTATCAAATAAAGCTTAATTTCAGAGAAAGCTTACGCTGTAGTCATATTGACAGGAAACGGTTCTTCTAGATGAATGCTGCATTTACCTCCTAAATCCCCAACGAGTGGGGAACTTCAAGTTTAGTTTTCTCATTTAGAGGCGAATATTCACACAGGAAATCTTATGACGACAGTGACACAACTAAAGATGAACGCGATAGAATAGCTGGTTCTCGTTATACTTTCTGTTTTGTGGGGTAATTCCTTCTTTTCATTAAAATTATTCTTCAGGAGTTGTAGTTTAGCAGCGATCGCATCCCCGCACTGACAAAAGCGGGTACTCAAATAAATTCAAGCTTCAATAGACTATTTCAGAAGTTGCTTGCGCAATTAATTAGACATCCTACCTGATCGTGCTGTAGCGCGTGCTTTGCCAACCCTGTTACTCTCATTACCGAAGGAGCATGTCTCGTAAATAAGCGTTATCGGAAATGGAAAAACAGCTTTGAACAATGACATTGCTGAATTGAACGTAGCTCAAGCAACTAAACAAATGCGATCGCGTGCTGACAACAAAATATTAAATATCCAACCGCTCAATAGTCTGGCGAAGAACTTTAGCCGAATGCTGTAACTGATCTAATTCAGTTGGATTTAACGCTAGATTCACAACCCGCGTTACACCCTGGCGATTGACTACCGCAGGTAAACTTAAACACACATCGTTAATGCCATGAATACCGTTAATCAAACTGCTGACAGTTAAAACTCGGTTTTGATTGCGTAAGATTGACTGGACAATTTGGGCGACTGCTAAACCGATCGCGTAAGAAGTTGCGCCTTTACGCTGGATAATTTCGTAGGCAGCATTTTTGACTTTTGTAAAAATTTCTTGTAACTGCGGCTCGATGGGTTTACCTGGTTCGCACTTTTCATCGAGAAGATGCATTCCAGATATATTCACCTTGCTCCAAACCGGAACTTCACTATCACCATGTTCGCCAATGATATAAGCGTGTAAACTACGCGGGTCGAGTTGCAACTTTTCTGCTAGCAGATAGCGAAAACGTGCGGTATCCAAAACTGTTCCTGACCCAATCACGCTAGAACTAGGTAGCCCAGAAATTTTGAGACAGACATAAGTCATAATGTCTACTGGATTGGTAACAATCAGCAAAATTGCTGTGGAACAGAATTTAACAACTTCTGGAATTAAGCTTTGAAAAATTTCTACATTTCTATTAACTAAATCTAAACGCGTTTCTCCTGGTTTTTGCTTAGCTCCTGCGGTGATAATTACAATATCTGCATTCTCACCATCAGCTAAGGTTCCTGCTCTAATGAGTGTTGGTTCAACAAAGGGTAGTCCGTGATTTAAATCCATGACTTCCCCTTCTAGCTTGTGCTGATTGATATCAACAATTACCATTTCATCGAGAAGATTCTGGATAATTAGGGAATAAGCACAAGCCATCCCTACTTGACCTGCACCAATAATAACTCCTTTACGAGGTCGGCGAATAATTAGCGAATGATTTTCTGGTGATGTAGATGTAAATAAGTTGTCAAAAAACATACAATTAACCGCTGCATCAACTACATCTCTTTGCTCTATATGAGGGCAAATATAAGTTCTTATAATAACGTTACTCTAGCTTTCATACTTCCTCTTTCTCAGGGTACAGGATTTTAATCAAACTGTAGTGTAAACATCATAAATTATGGGTGTAAGTATATCGCTATGGAGCAGGAAAATAATGAACAATACAAAGAACAACACAAAAGCAACGTACGAAGATTGGTTTAATGTAGGAAAATCTGATGCTTACGCGGGAAAACCTAAAACGCCACCAGAGGATGCTGAATCTGCAAGTATGTATGACCTAGGTTATAGCGAGGGCGAAATTACTTGTCCGCCAACTGAAACTCCAGAAAATGAAGAGTAGTTAAGCGCTAAACGCCAAAGTTGTGTATCAAAACCGCATAGCATCAGTCCGCATGGTATCAAATCAGTCATAGACATTCAGCACGCAATAAAACTCACCAGTAATCGAGTTGACATAACTTATAACTCTCGTAACTAGACTTGAGTGCAGCAATTGCAGTAGACTTAAATTTAGTTTATAGCTTGAAGTGGCGCGAACCTAAATAACCTCAGCCAGAAGCAAGTCAAGTTAAGAGCAACCTTGTTGAGCGTGACATTCTCGTCAATACTAAGAATTTGGTTGCATCAATAAGTCAAGTAAACTCAGTAAAATAGAATACTTTAATCTACTGAAATAAATAGGGCAAACACTGGTTGAAAACTTAATTCGAGCCATACTGCACGCTATCGATCTACGACTAGCAGTATCATTCAATACTATTGCCAGAGACAGGAGGCTTAAATGGAAAGCTTCGATTTTGTGATTCTGGGAGCAGGATTAGGTGGACTTTCAGCAGCAGCGTGTTTGACTCGGCAAGGACATCGAGTAGCAGTACTAGAAAAACACTACTTACCAGGTGGATGCTGCCATACCTTTGATTATGGTGAATATAGCTTTTGTGCTGACGTGCACTATATTTCACAATGCGGTTCGGGACAAGCGATCGCACAGTTTCTCAATTACATTGAACGCGATATCGAATTTAACTCGCTCGACCCTGACTGTATTGACCGAGTAATTACACCCGAAGTTGATTTTAAAATTCCTTTAGGCTGGGAAAACTTGCGATCGCGCCTTGTGGCGACTTTTCCTGAAGAAGCGGATGCGATCGACCGTTATTGCGATGCCATTAAACAATTACATCAAGAAATGCACAGTTTAGTGCGCGAGGTTAGTTGGTTCGACCAAAAATGGTCTGATTGGTTAAAACTACCCAAATACTGGAACTTATTTACAAAGCGTAATTGGACGCTGCAAGACCTTTACAATCGCGTCGGGCTATCGCCAAAGCTGCAAGCTATCTTAGCAGGTCAAAGTGGCGATTATGCGCTGCCACCAAATGAAATTGCCTTGCTAACGCATACTGCACTTGTTTGGGATTATTCCGAAGGTGCTTATTATCCGAAGCATCACTTTAAGCATTTTGTAGAAACGATTGTCGAAGCTATCAAAGCAGGCGGCGGTGTTGTGCAATTATCTACCCCAGTCGAACACATCGAAGTTAAACAGCGTCAAGTACAAAGCGTTACTGCTGGAGGAAAAACGTATCAAGCCGTTGCTTACATCAGTGACCTCGATCCAAAATTAACAGTACAGTTGATGCATAACGCTCATGCGTTAAGTCAGCGCGAATTACAGCGGCTTACAGGTTACGAATATTCAGCTAGTGCCTTCAACGTTTACTTAGGGTTAGATTCCAGGTTTGATCCGCAAAGATATGGCATTGGTAACTGGAATATTTGGTATTACCCCAACAGCAACCTTAATCAAGCTTATCAACAACAACTTTTAGGCAACTTGCATCATCCTTGGATTTTCCTCTCTTGCCCTACAATGAAATCGCACGAACCAGGAATGGCTCCTCACGGTCATCATGTTTTAGAAATTGCGACTGTTTGTCCTTATGAGCCATTTAAGCAATTGCATGACACTGATCCAAAAGCTTACAAAGCTAAAAAGCGCGAAGTTTATCAAGAGATTATGGCAAGTGTGCGCGATTTGATTCCGGATGTTGATGCTTACGCTCGGATGAAGGTTCCTGGTACTCCGACAACGAGTGAATATTACTTGGGACAACCGCAAGGGAATATCTACGGTGCAAAGCTTACACCAAGGCAGGTAGGCTTAAATCGTCTGGGATATCACACTGAATTGCCAAATCTTTTCTTAGTGGGAGCTAGCGCAGGGTATCCCAGTGTACCTGGTGTCATTGGCAATGGCATGGATGTGGTTGAACTGCTGACAGGGCAATCTATTTGGGATCGTCAAAATGCGATCGCATCTGAGGAGTTAGTACACCACTAATTTTAAGTGCCATAGGTAGCTGAAACTCTTTATCTATAAACTTTTTTTAATCGTAAATCCCCAAGTGGATGGGGTTAATTTCCCCTACGATTCAGTACATATGTACTATAATAGATAAAGTAGATTCATCGAGCCTCCGCATCAGCAATCAATGGCTCTACGGCGATACTAACCAAAGATGGACTCAAGCCCTATGACGAAACACTATCTTCTTAGCCTTAATCCAACAGCCAAGCATGACTGGGATCGTTGCGCTTTACGCGATCCGATTACCGCTAAGCGCCCAGAGCTAGCAAAATTGATTGCCGAAGCTATTGGCGCAGAACCAGGCACTTATCTCGTATCTGTCAATATCGAAGTGAAAGTTTTGGAGCAGGCTCCTATGTATCAAACCGAGCAGCTACCAATTAACCCAACAGAGCGTTCGTCCACCCACGCTCAATTGCAGGAAATAGCCGCATAAACGTACCCCTAACCCCTGACCTCTGATCCCTTGTATGATGACAATGCAACTGAGTCATTACCCTGCGGCGATCGCCCAAGCTGCACAACGGGTAAACGAAATTGACTCGCAAATTATGGCGGTGCAACAACTGATTAACCGCGAAGAAGGCAATGCTGACACGCGTTCAGCTTTCGATCCAGAATTGAAAAATGACACGCAACGGCGATCGCGTCGCTTTGAGTTACTACTCGTCAATCAGGAATACCAAACCGCACTGAATACATTAATTCAATTAAATGCAGAAAAAGCCAACGCGCTGGCGCACTTAGAATACCTCCGCAACCAGTTTAGCGTTGCCAAACTAGAATGTCGGCGAGCGATCGCGCAACAACTCACCGATTTTGAATCGAGAGAATTAGTTGGTTTGTAACTTTAAGTACAATCTGCTTGTAAGATCGCTAACAGCCTAGTCATAATAATTCGTCAAGCAGTGAAGTAATCTTCGCTGCTTTTTTGGCAGTTCCTGAAAATGAGGAATTGTCGAGCGCGCTTTCCTTCAATCACAATAAAGTAAGTTAATTGCAATTGTTTCATGACTCAAGTTACATCAGAAGACATTGCTAAATTTCGGGAGAAACTCCAAAATCCCGACGCCTCAGCTGCACTAGCAGAAATTGAAGATTGCGAGGGTAATCTCGAAGATGCCGCAATGGTACTAGCAATTCGAGTTGGGCAACAACCAGATATCGCCAACGCAGAGTGGTTAGATAGCTTAGCGAAGAAATGTCGAGCGATTATTTGTCGCGAAGAAAATAGAAATGCCTTACTTACCGAAGACTATGCTGCTGTAATGAGAGCCTTAGCTACAACAAGAATTTGCCCGCCACTTTTAGTTACTCCGGTATTGATGTACGTACTACAACAGGGTGTAGACAACTTTTGCGAACCACTCGACACCGTCTCATAGAAGCTAATAAAAGTTAATACTGCGAATACTATCTGCACTGAAACTACTGAACACCTTAATTTTTATGTATCGACAGGTGTTCTTTTTGTGATGAATATGGTATGGATAGTTGTTTCCTAAAGTATTATCAAACTCTTGAGCACTCGAGAATTGCAAATATTGCTATGCTTAAAAGTGCTCAATTTGAATTACATAGATAAAAATAAAAATCTCGCTTACATAATGAATTTTGTATTCAGCTGATTATATTTGGAGAAACATCCCATGCCTTATATCGCTTTTATAAAAAAAATGGTTTTTGATAGTACGCATTGTAAGGCAAAAACAGGCTTAATAAAAGAAACACCAAATGGGACTGATTGGTATATTTATAAGTCTAAAGCAGACTCTTTGCAAGTTGAAGTGATATTTGATATAGGTGCTAACATAGGGCAAACAGCTATTAAATTTGCTCAAAGTTTTCCGCAAGCAAAAATCTTCTCTTTTGAGCCAGTCACAGCAACATTTAAACAGTTAAAAGAAAATACTAAAAATCTTTCTGGTATTAGTTGCTTTCAAATTGGTTTGGGTTCTGAATCAGGGAAGTATGACATCTTTTTAAAATCGAACTCTCAATGCAATTCTTTTGTATTTGATGCCAATAATTGTATAAGTAATGCCTCTGAAGAAGTTATCATTAAAACAGTTGCGGAGTTTTGTCAAGAAAATAATATCCAGAAGATTGATATCTTAAAAACTGATACGGAAGGATTTGATTTACAGGTTATTCAAGGAGCCGAAGCTTTACTCAAAAAAAATCAAGTTCTATTTATCTTATCTGAAGTTGGTTTTAATCCTTCAGATGCTTTACATACTAACTTCTTTAAACTCAAATCATATTTAGACACATTTAATTTTGAGTTCCTTGGTTTTTACGATTTTGGTTACTCAAGAAAAGGGAGCTTAAAATATTGCAATGCCTTATTTCACAATAGGTGTTTCATTCAAAATACATAGAAGTATCAGTTTTTTTTATCAAAGTGCGATCGATAACTGCTGTTGAGCTATCACTGCTTTTTGTAATTTTAAAAGGTGTTTGTCTTGAATGCCGTACTGCATTAAACCATCAATAGTTTGTGAAAGATAATCTGCACAAGTACCAAGTTTTCCGTTAGCCGTTGCTAGGCTGTTGACAACAACTTCAGAAGAAATATCGCCTGCGTACATAATATGGTTGTGGTTGATTGTGAAAGCGATCGCATCCCAGCGTTCTTTGCCATCAACAACTTTTACCCACCGCGGAGTATACGAACCAACAACCATTTCTCGCCGCCAGAGAATGAGTAATTCTGTAAGAACATCCTCTGCTGGAATGCGATAGGCAATACCGCGACAGCTACCTCCGCGATCGAGTCCTAACATTAAGCCTGGGTTTTCCGGCGTTCCTCGCCCCAGCGGTGTCCACAAACAAAAGCGGCGATGCCATCCATAAATTGTCCCCACACGGCGATCGCTAAACTTCACCGTTGGATTCCAAATCAACGAACCATAGGCAAAAATCCAGACATCCGAGTGCGATCGCCCCTTGAGAATATCTTGTATTGATTGCTCTAGTTCAGTTTCATTCAAAACACGTAAATCTAACCCCGACTGTAAAACTAGCTCCTGTAATTTTCGCGACTCCAAGTAAGCACGAGTCAGCGCAATCATTCCTTGACCGTCACTCATGACACATCCATCAATCAATTATTTCAGCGCGTTCATTGCTGTACTTACAGCACTACTAGCCTTTTTCACAAAAAAACCTCAGCTATTGTCGTTGGTATATGCTTTGAACGCAGTATCAACGATAGCAAAACAGCTTTTTATAATCTAAGCACAAGTGATGAATTTTGAACTCAAAACTCTTTAAACTTCATCGACTCAAAGTACGCAAAAACCTTTGCATACTTGCAAAAATTCCAGATTTTTTTGCTTGTATAGTATCTCCAGGCTGCTGGAGACTTTTTCCTGACAAAATTAAGTCAAGTTCATCACCCATCGGTTTCTTCGGTTGTTCAGCAATTAATTGATATTCGCCTTCTTTATTTTCTAGCCAAACTTGCCAAGGCGAGGGATAACAACGAAATACGGCTGCACCATCAAGTGGGCGTAAATGGTAACAAGATTCAATCGTATTGAGAAAACGCGCCCGTAACTGTCGCCCCGCGTAGCCGATACCAACAATCGAAACATCTTCTAGCCGAGGATTGAGGAGAATAAAAGGTCTTTCTCCCACAGCTTGATGCAACTTCTCTACCTGCGTGACTTCAACTGCAGAAGGTGCAACTAACAAAAATGCTTCATCTTCAGGCAAAACTTGCTGATCGACAGGGACTCTCCCGGTGCCAATATCTAGAATTTTAAATGGTACTGATCCCCAATCACGACGCGCTAGCGCAGCAGCACCAGCATCAGGAAAGAAAACTTTAAGTTGACTGCCAAAAGAGTCTAATGCTGGAAGAAATTGCTCAGCAACTGGCATTGGGTTGAGTTCTGGGATAAGAATCTCAATTTGTAGTAAAGAGTAGCCATCAGCCATCGCTGCTTGGGTTGCGCCTTGGGCTTGGGCGATCGCCTGTTCCAGTGTTTTCGGAATTTCTGCCATGATCTCGTGTTTCCTTGCTGCTACGATCTAGCTTACATCGAGTCGAACAGGCATTTTAATTGTGCGATCGCCTCAAAATAGACACCCTGCAAGAATTGGTGCATCTAAGCAAATTCTATTTAGCAGGCAGTTCGGACTGACGCAAAAAGTCTACTAATTCAGTAATTCCATTGTCATAACCGACGCGACCTTTGTTCCAAAGGGAATGGCATTGAGATCGACTTGAAAGTTACTGTTGTGGTTTGAGAACGGAACTGTTTTGCCTTCTGCTCTGGCTTTAGCAAAGAGCGCAGGTTCAGCGACACCGACGAAGACAAAGCCTACCTGAATATTTTTATTGTCGCCTTTAAGCAAATGAACATCTTCTGAGCCTGTCGTCCCTGGAAAATCAGCAATCAGTTTGTTGGCTCCAACTAAATTTGCTAATTGAGG
Encoded proteins:
- a CDS encoding NAD(P)/FAD-dependent oxidoreductase; the protein is MESFDFVILGAGLGGLSAAACLTRQGHRVAVLEKHYLPGGCCHTFDYGEYSFCADVHYISQCGSGQAIAQFLNYIERDIEFNSLDPDCIDRVITPEVDFKIPLGWENLRSRLVATFPEEADAIDRYCDAIKQLHQEMHSLVREVSWFDQKWSDWLKLPKYWNLFTKRNWTLQDLYNRVGLSPKLQAILAGQSGDYALPPNEIALLTHTALVWDYSEGAYYPKHHFKHFVETIVEAIKAGGGVVQLSTPVEHIEVKQRQVQSVTAGGKTYQAVAYISDLDPKLTVQLMHNAHALSQRELQRLTGYEYSASAFNVYLGLDSRFDPQRYGIGNWNIWYYPNSNLNQAYQQQLLGNLHHPWIFLSCPTMKSHEPGMAPHGHHVLEIATVCPYEPFKQLHDTDPKAYKAKKREVYQEIMASVRDLIPDVDAYARMKVPGTPTTSEYYLGQPQGNIYGAKLTPRQVGLNRLGYHTELPNLFLVGASAGYPSVPGVIGNGMDVVELLTGQSIWDRQNAIASEELVHH
- a CDS encoding gamma-glutamylcyclotransferase, with amino-acid sequence MSDGQGMIALTRAYLESRKLQELVLQSGLDLRVLNETELEQSIQDILKGRSHSDVWIFAYGSLIWNPTVKFSDRRVGTIYGWHRRFCLWTPLGRGTPENPGLMLGLDRGGSCRGIAYRIPAEDVLTELLILWRREMVVGSYTPRWVKVVDGKERWDAIAFTINHNHIMYAGDISSEVVVNSLATANGKLGTCADYLSQTIDGLMQYGIQDKHLLKLQKAVIAQQQLSIAL
- a CDS encoding DUF1995 family protein; the protein is MAEIPKTLEQAIAQAQGATQAAMADGYSLLQIEILIPELNPMPVAEQFLPALDSFGSQLKVFFPDAGAAALARRDWGSVPFKILDIGTGRVPVDQQVLPEDEAFLLVAPSAVEVTQVEKLHQAVGERPFILLNPRLEDVSIVGIGYAGRQLRARFLNTIESCYHLRPLDGAAVFRCYPSPWQVWLENKEGEYQLIAEQPKKPMGDELDLILSGKSLQQPGDTIQAKKSGIFASMQRFLRTLSR
- a CDS encoding FkbM family methyltransferase — its product is MPYIAFIKKMVFDSTHCKAKTGLIKETPNGTDWYIYKSKADSLQVEVIFDIGANIGQTAIKFAQSFPQAKIFSFEPVTATFKQLKENTKNLSGISCFQIGLGSESGKYDIFLKSNSQCNSFVFDANNCISNASEEVIIKTVAEFCQENNIQKIDILKTDTEGFDLQVIQGAEALLKKNQVLFILSEVGFNPSDALHTNFFKLKSYLDTFNFEFLGFYDFGYSRKGSLKYCNALFHNRCFIQNT